In Aquisalimonas asiatica, the sequence CTCGTGGGCGAGCACGCGTTCGTCGTAGAACAGGATGGTTGTCGGGTCGGTTGTTGCCACCAGGCCCCCTCGGTTTCGGTGACTGGCCCGCCGACGGCGCGCCTACTGGAAGGTTAGTATAAACAGTGGCATGGAACCGCGGCACTGCAAAAGGTGATATGGTCGCAGGCTCAGTTACAGGGAGTGTCCGCCATGGCGGAAGCGCTGATTTTCTACACCAACCCCATGTCCCGCGGCCGCATCGTGCGCTGGATGCTGGAGGAGTTGGGCATTCCGTACCGTACCGAGCTGCTGGAGTACGGCGGGGCGATGAAATCCCCCGAGTACCTGGCCATCAATCCCATGGGCAAGGTGCCGGCCATCCTGCACGGTGGCACCATCGTCACGGAAAGCGCGGCGATCTGCGCCTATCTTGCCGACGCATTCCCGAGTGCCGGCCTTGCGCCGTCACCCCTGTCCCGTGGCGCCTACTACCGCTGGCTCTTCTTCGCGGCCGGCCCGCTGGAGGCGGCGGTGATGAATCGCAGCATGGGTGTGGAGCCCGACGCGGAGCAACAGGTGCGAATCGGCTGTGGCGACTACGGCTCCGTGATGGAGACCCTGGCCCGGGCCCTGGTGGGTGGCGGGTTCATTGCCGACGAGCATTTCACTGCGGCGGATGTCTATGTGGGCTCGCAGATCGGATGGGGTCTTGAAAACGGCATGATCGAGGAGCGTGAGCTGTTCCGCGACTACTGGGTCCGCGTCAGCGACCGCGATGCCTACCGCCGTGCCGCTGCACTGGACGATGAAGCCATGAAGGCAGCGGAGTAACCGGGCACCGCATCAGCGCGGTGCCCGGCCGGGGCCTCAGGTCTGTGGAGCGGTGGCCTGGTCCGATGCCATACCGGCATGGGGTGAAGGCAGTCGCTTGCGCCCGAACAGGATCAGCGCCGTGGCGGGGATGAACATGATCAGGCCGTACAGGGCCGCGGGCATCAGCATGGTTTCACCGTCCAGCCCCCGCACGCCGTGCAGCAGTGTCCCGGCGATGGCCATGCCCAGGGGCGTGTTCTGCAGGCCGATCTCGATGGCCACGGTGAGGCGCTGACGCAGATGCAGCGACAGCAGCGACGCCATGAGCAGGCCCAGGGCCACCATGATGACGTTCAGCGCGATCACCACTGAGCCGACCTGGGGCAACAGCGCCATGATGTCGTCCCGCTCGGCCCAGACCACCGCAAGCACGATGAACATGAAGGCCAGGGCGGCGAACTTGTCGTAGAGCGGCCCGATACGGTGGGCGAAGCGGGGCGCAAAGCGCCGCACCATCATCCCGAGGGACAGGGGCAGCAGCGTGAACACGAACACCCCGAACATGATCTGAACCACCGGCGACGGAATATCGTCCGGCGCCGAGCCCAGGAAGTAATCCATGGCCAGGGCCGCGAGCACCGGAATGGTGAGAACCACGATGCAGCTGGTTGCCGCGGTCAGCGTGATGGACAGTGGGCGGTCGCCGTGGGCCAGGTGGGTGGTGAGATTGGATGTGGTGCCGCCGGGGCAGGCCGCGAGGATGATCAGGCCGATGGCAAGTTCGGGGCCGAGCCCCCAGGTCATGGCCAGCAGGAAACCGACGATGGGCAGCAGGACGAGCTGACCACCCAGCCCCGCCACCAGCGCGCGCGGGTAATCCTTGAGGCGGATGAAATCCCGCAGGGTCAGGGTCATGCCCATGCCGAACATGATGAACATCAGGGTCAGCGGCAGCATGACATCCAGTAACAGGTTGACGTCGTTCTCCATTTCTCCTCCAGGTAGACATCCTGACAGCGCCCCGGCGCGAACCAGCTAAACGCGTCATTGTGAAACAAACACGAATAATGACTCAGTTGTGCGGACGAGTCCAAGGCCCGGGGGCCGTGTCGGGGTGGTTGCAGGGGCAGTCGGTTGGACCTTCAGGTCCACCAGGCGACGACGTCCGGAAAAGGGGAAGTGCTCGTAGGGTGGACCTTCAGGTCCACCAGGCGATCAGCGAGGACGTACGGCAAAGGGGAGTGCAGGCTGCGCCAGGACGACGCAACCTGCTGCGGAGGGAGATCAGACGGGGTCGACAGCGGTTTCCATCGCCCAGATCTGGCCGGCCATGCGGCGTTGCGCGGCGACGTACTCCCGCTCGAGATTGGTGACCACCTCGCCCGCGGGGCGGACATCACGGATGCTGCCGACGCCCTGGCCGGCACCCCAGATGTCCTTCCACGCCTTGTTCTTGCTGCTGCCGCCGGAGCCGAAGGACATCTTGCTCTTGTCGGCTTCCGGCAGGTCGTTCGGGTCCAGGCCGGCGCGGGTGATACTGCCGCCCAGGTAGTTGCCGTGTACGCCGGTGAACAGGTTGGTGTAGACCACGTCTCCGGCGCTGGAGTCGACGATCATGGACTTGTAGTCCGGCGCCGCGTTGGCTTCCTCGGTGGCGATGAAGCGGGTGCCCATGTAGGCCAGGTCCGCTCCCATGCTCTGGGCGGCGAGGATATGTTCGCCGCGGGTGATGGCGCCGGAGAGGATGATCGGCCCGTCGTAGAAGCTGCGGATCTCCGAGACCAGGGCGAACGGGCTGAGGGTGCCGGCGTGGCCGCCGGCGCCGGTGCATACCAGGATCAGGCCGTCCACGCCCGCCTCGATCGCCTTCTGCGCATGGCGCACGTTGATGACGTCGTGGAACACCAGCCCGCCATAGGAGTGCACCGCCGGGATCGCCTCGGTGGGGGCGCGCAGGCTGGTGATGACGATGGGCACCTCGTACTTCACGCACATCTCCAGGTCATGTTCCAGGCGGTCGTTGCTCTGGTGCACGATCTGGTTCACGGCGTAGGGCGCCACCTTCTTCTCCGGGTGCGCGGCCTTGTACTCGGCGAGCTCGGTGGTGATGCGCTGCAGCCAGACCTCCAGCTCCTCGGCGGGGCGGGCGTTGAGTGCCGGGAACGAGCCGACAATGCCCGCCTTGCACTGAGCGATGACCAGGTCCGGGTTGGAGACAATGAACAGGGGCGAGCCGATTACCGGCAGCCGCAGGTTCTCCTCGAGAATCGTTGGCAGAGTCATTTGCGTTCTCTTCTTCCTGATGGGTATCGGGGGGGCCGTCAATCGGCCCGTGGCGCGAACATCGAGCAGCGTCGTCGCGGACGACGCGCGGCCATTACAACCGCTCGATGATGGTGACGTTCGCCATGCCGCCACCTTCGCACATGGTCTGCAGACCGTAACGGCCCTGGCGCTGCTTCAGGGCGTGGACCAGTGTGGTCATGAGCTTGGTCCCGGAGCTGCCCAGGGGATGCCCCAGAGCGATGGCGCCGCCATTGATGTTCATCCGCTCCGGGTCCGCACCGGTGGCGGACAGCCACGCCAGCGGCACCGGGGCGAAGGCTTCATTCACTTCGAACGCATCGATGGCGTCCGCCGACAGCCCGGTCTTCTTCAGAGCCTGCTCGGTCGCCGGCAGCGGCGCTTCCAGCATGATCACCGGGTCGTGGCCGATGACGCTCATGTGGTGAATCCGTGCCAGTGGCTCCACACCCATCGCCTTCAGGCCGCGTTCACTAACGACCATGACGCCGCTGGCACCGTCGCAGATCTGGCTGGCGTTGGCCGCGCTGATGTAACCACCCTCCTGCAGGGTCGCGACACCGGCGATCCCCTCCAGGGAGGCGTCGAAGCGGATGCCTTCGTCCACCGTATGCAGTTCGCCGTCGTCACCGCCTTCGGCGGAGCGGGCCGGTACCGGCAGGATTTCCTCCTCGAACCGGCCGCTGCGCGCCGCGTCCATGGCGCGCTGATGGCTCTGCAGGGAGTAGCGGTCCAGATCCTCCTTCGAGTGGCCGTACTTCTTCGCGATCATCTCGGCGCCCATGAACTGGCTGAACTCCTCGACGCCGTCGTAGCGCTGACGGATGCCCGGGCTCATGTAGTGGCCCATGCCGGCCTTCTGGGGCAGCTTGATGGTGGAGAACATCGGCACGCGGCTCATGCTCTCGACGCCGCCGGCGATGACCACGTCCATGGAGCCGGCCATCACCGCCTGGGCGGCGAAGTGAAGCGCCTGCTGGGAGGAGCCGCACTGGCGGTCGATGGTGGTGCCCGGGACCGACTCCGGCAGCTTCGACGCGAGCACGGCGTTGCGGCCGACGTTCATGGCCTGTTCGCCCGTCTGGCTGACGCAGCCGAGAATCACATCCTCCACCAGCGCCGGATCGGCGCCGGCCCGGTCCACCAGCCCGTTGATGACCTGTGCCGCCAGGTCCGCCGGGTGCCAGCCCGACAGGCGTCCGCCTTTGCGGCCGCCGGCCGTGCGGGTTGCGGCAACGATATACGCTTCGCTCATGATTCGGTCCTCCCCGTGGATGATTGTGTGACGTAACCGGGCAGACCGTCACGGGGACAGTCGGAGCACGGTCAACGCGCCAGGCTTCTGGTCACTGTGTACGGATTGTGCGCTGTTGGAACGGGACAGGCGAATCTGGCCTTTCCGTGCGCAGCGCCGCAACAGATAACTATGTTACAAACTTTTCGGGGAAGGTGTGCGAGCGTGAGGGGGGGAGCGGAGGTGCGGCGGAGCCACGGGGGCTCCGCCGGATCGGGGCGCTGGGTCAGGCCTCGCGCGCTTCACCGCGGGCGCTGATCGCCTCCGGCAGACGGGCTGCCATCGCGCGCAGGCGGCCGAAGCCGGCGCGGATGAGCGACGCCATGTAGCGGTTGCGCTCCAGGCGTGCCTGCTTTTCGAAGGCGGCAATGCTGGCGTGGCTCAGCACGAACGGCTCGTCGGTTCGATGATTGTTCATGACACCCTCGTTTCGCGATTTATGTTGCGGTGCATGATAACGGGGTCCCCGGCGACCATGCAGGGGTGTACTGGCAAATTGCTTTTGCGTGACTGTCACAAATCAATGGAACTCGTGAGGAGAACTGCAATGTGGGCCACACCTGTTGTACCGGAGATCGCTCGGGAGCATCACTACGGCGACCGTGTTGTGCACTGCTTTCGGGAGCGGCCGGACCACCTCAACCGACTGCTGCCGGAGGCCCTGGCCCGCGTACCCGACAACGACGCCCTGGTGCACGGTGACCGGCGCCTGACTTACCGGGCGCTGGACGAGCAGGTGGGGAAGGTGGCGGCCGGCCTTGCCGCTTGTGGTGTCGGTGCTGGCGACCGGGTGGCCCTGATTCTCGGTAACCGCATCGAGTTCGTGGTGCTGGTGCTGGCAACCTGGCGTCTGGGCGCCGTCGCCGTGCCCCTGAATACCCGCGACAGCCGCTCCGGCTACGAGCACGCCCTGGGGGACTCCGGGGCCCTGGTGCTGGTGCACGAGCCCGACGTCCGCGAACGGCTGCCCGACAACGCGGCCCTGCCGGGCCTGGCGCACCGCATCTGCACGACCGCCTTCGACCGCCTGCTGCAGCACGGCGGCCGCCGGGAGCCCGCCGCCGTGGCGGAGGAGGACGTGGCCGCCATTCTGTATACGTCCGGCACCACCGGCCGGCCCAAGGGCGCCATGCTGACCCACCTCGGCATTATCCACTCGCTGATGCACTTCACCGTCTGCATGGGGCTCGAGCCGGGCGAGCGCTCACTGATCACGGTGCCGCTCAGTCACGTCACCGGGCTGGTGGCGCTCATGGGCACGTGCCTGCACGCGGCCGGGACGCTGATCATCCAGAGCGAGTTCAAGGCGCGCGCTTTCCTGGAGCTGGCCGCCCGCGAGCGCATGACCCACACCGTGCTGGTGCCCGCCATGTACAACCTCTGCCTGCTGGATCCGGCGTTCGACCGGTTCGATCTCTCCGCCTGGCGGATCGGCGGCTACGGTGGGGCGCCCATGCCGGAGGTCACCATCGGCAAACTGGCGGAACGGCTGCCGGATCTGCAGCTCATGAACGCCTATGGCGCCACCGAGACCAGCTCCCCGGTCACCATGATGCCGCCCGCCGAGACCGGCGTCCGTGGTGACAGCATCGGCGTGGCGCTGCCCTGCGCCCGGGTGGCCATCATGGATGACGACGGCCGCGAGGTGGCGCGGGGCCAGCCCGGCGAGCTCTGGGTGGCCGGGCCCATGGTGGTGCCGGGGTACTGGAACAACCGGGAGGCAACGGCGCGGGAGTTCACCGGCGGGTTCTGGCGCTCGGGCGATATCGGCTCCATGGACGCGGACGGCTTCGTGTATGTCTTCGACCGCAAGAAGGACATGATCAACCGCGGTGGCTACAAGGTCTTCACCACGGAAGTGGAAAACGTCATGCTGGCGCACCCCGGTGTGGCGGAGGTGGCCGTGATCGGCACGCCGTGCCCGGTGCTGGGCGAGCGGGTGCACGCGTTCGTGGTGCCAACGGGGAGCGGTCTCGACGAGAGCGCCCTGCTGGACCATTGCGCCGCCGAGCTTTCCGACTACAAGGTACCGGAGGGGGTAATTCTCCGGCAGGAGCCGTTGCCGCGGAATCCGAACGGCAAGGTGCTCAAGCGCGCGCTGCGGGACGCGTTCGCGGCGCAGCGATCAGGCGGTCATGGGACGGGGTGACGGTATCGCCGTTGCGCTGGCCGCAGACGATTCAGGGACAGGGAGACGATCATCATGGGGCAGAAGCACGCGGTTGGCGGCGTTTCATTCCGCGAGAGCGTCGATCACATGGTCGACCATGCCATCGATATCATGGGTCTGGATGACGGGTTGCGCGAGGCCATGAAGGCCTGCCACTCCGTGCTGCAGGTGTCGTTTCCGGTGGAGATCGACGGCCGCGCCGAGATGTTCACCGGCTGGCGGGCCACCCACAGCGACCACCGCCTGCCCGTCAAGGGCGGCATCCGCTACGCCACCCAGGTGGATCAGGACGAGGTCGAGGCGCTGGCGGCGCTCATGACCTACAAGTGCGCCATTGTCGATGTGCCGTTCGGTGGCTCCAAGGGCGGCCTGATGCTCGACCCCAAGCGCTATACCCGCGACCAGCTCGAGGCCATTACCCGCCGCTTTGCCCGGGAGCTGATCGACAAGCAATACCTCAGCCCGGCGCAGAACGTGCCGGCACCGGACATGGGCACCGGCCCGCGGGAGATGGGCTGGATGGTCGATACCTACCGTCGGCTCTTCCCCAACGACATCAATTACATGGGCTGTGTCACCGGCAAGCCGGTGGAGCACGGTGGCGTGCGCGGGCGTAACGAGGCCACCGGCCGCGGTGTGCAGTACGCCCTGCGCGAGTTCTTCCGCAACGAGGAAGAGAGTGATCGCGCCGGGCTCAAGGGGGATCTGTCGGGCAAGCGCGTGATCGTCCAGGGGCTCGGCAACGTGGGCTATCACGCCGCGTACTTCCTGAGCCGGGAGGACCACGCTCTGGTCACGGCGGTGATCGAGAGCGATGGTGCCGTCATCAACGAGGACGGCCTGGACATCGACGCCCTGTCGAATCACAAGCTGGCCCATGGCGGTGTCGAAGGGTTCCAGGGCGGCATCTTCGAGCCGGATGGCAGCAAGGTGCTGGAGCTGGACTGTGACATCCTGATCCCGGCTGCGCTGGAGGGTGTGATCACCACGGACAATGCCGCCAGTATCAAGGCCAACCTGATCGCCGAGGCGGCCAACGGGCCGGTGACCTTCGAGGCGGACGCCATGCTGCAGGCGCGCGGCGTGGAGATCATCCCGGACGCCTACTGCAACGCCGGCGGCGTCATCGTCTCCTATTTCGAGTGGATCCGGAACCTCGCCCACATCCGGTTCGGGCGTCTGGAGAAGCGCTTCCACGAGGCGCGCGGGCAGCACATCATCTCCGGGATCGAAATGGCAAGCGGTGCCCAGGTGCCCGACTGGATCCGGGACGAACTGGTACGGGGCGCTGACGAATTCGATCTGGTCCGCTCAGGGCTGGACGACAGCATGCGGCTCGCGTTCCGGGAAATCATGGATAAACGCCGCAGCAACGACGCCATCAAGGACTACCGTATGGCCGCCTACGTGCTGGCGATCGAGAAGATCGCCCGCTCTTACCGGGATATCGGTTACTGAGGCCGTCTCACTGCTCGGCGATGGGCTCGATGCGCTGGGCATCGGTGGCGGCGACCAGGTCCACACAGCGCTGATCCTGGAACTGGAATACCGTTACCCGGTGGGGTTCGTCGTGGATGCAGAACCCCACATCGCCCGCCATCCATACGGAATGGGCCGGTACCACCTCGGCCAGTGGGCGGCCCCGGTGACGGGCCAGGCGGCCCAGGGCGCTGACCCCTTCGCTGAAACTGGCCTCACGGACACTGCTGGCATCGGGAGTATGATTGATGCGGCCTTCGTGGGGCAGGCGGCAGAGCAGATCCACGGCATCGGGGTTGTTGTCCGGGCTGTCGTTGATCAGGACGCAGACATCGCTGGGTGTGAGCAGCAGGTAGACCGGGCCGTGGTAGGCGTGGCTTGCGGAGCGGTACTGGTTGACCGCGGCGCCGAACGTCCAGTTGGGCACCAGCACACTGAAATCCGGTGCGATGAAGCTGTTCAGCGCATAGAAGCGGCTGTCCATGGCGTCCTCGTTTCAGGCCGGCGCCCCCTGACGCTGGTCGGGGACAGATCCTCCGCGTGCCATCCTGTATGATCGCCGCACCGATGGCGACGGTGCAAGCG encodes:
- a CDS encoding glutathione S-transferase family protein — translated: MAEALIFYTNPMSRGRIVRWMLEELGIPYRTELLEYGGAMKSPEYLAINPMGKVPAILHGGTIVTESAAICAYLADAFPSAGLAPSPLSRGAYYRWLFFAAGPLEAAVMNRSMGVEPDAEQQVRIGCGDYGSVMETLARALVGGGFIADEHFTAADVYVGSQIGWGLENGMIEERELFRDYWVRVSDRDAYRRAAALDDEAMKAAE
- a CDS encoding bile acid:sodium symporter family protein, with protein sequence MENDVNLLLDVMLPLTLMFIMFGMGMTLTLRDFIRLKDYPRALVAGLGGQLVLLPIVGFLLAMTWGLGPELAIGLIILAACPGGTTSNLTTHLAHGDRPLSITLTAATSCIVVLTIPVLAALAMDYFLGSAPDDIPSPVVQIMFGVFVFTLLPLSLGMMVRRFAPRFAHRIGPLYDKFAALAFMFIVLAVVWAERDDIMALLPQVGSVVIALNVIMVALGLLMASLLSLHLRQRLTVAIEIGLQNTPLGMAIAGTLLHGVRGLDGETMLMPAALYGLIMFIPATALILFGRKRLPSPHAGMASDQATAPQT
- a CDS encoding NAD(P)H-dependent flavin oxidoreductase — its product is MTLPTILEENLRLPVIGSPLFIVSNPDLVIAQCKAGIVGSFPALNARPAEELEVWLQRITTELAEYKAAHPEKKVAPYAVNQIVHQSNDRLEHDLEMCVKYEVPIVITSLRAPTEAIPAVHSYGGLVFHDVINVRHAQKAIEAGVDGLILVCTGAGGHAGTLSPFALVSEIRSFYDGPIILSGAITRGEHILAAQSMGADLAYMGTRFIATEEANAAPDYKSMIVDSSAGDVVYTNLFTGVHGNYLGGSITRAGLDPNDLPEADKSKMSFGSGGSSKNKAWKDIWGAGQGVGSIRDVRPAGEVVTNLEREYVAAQRRMAGQIWAMETAVDPV
- a CDS encoding acetyl-CoA C-acetyltransferase, producing MSEAYIVAATRTAGGRKGGRLSGWHPADLAAQVINGLVDRAGADPALVEDVILGCVSQTGEQAMNVGRNAVLASKLPESVPGTTIDRQCGSSQQALHFAAQAVMAGSMDVVIAGGVESMSRVPMFSTIKLPQKAGMGHYMSPGIRQRYDGVEEFSQFMGAEMIAKKYGHSKEDLDRYSLQSHQRAMDAARSGRFEEEILPVPARSAEGGDDGELHTVDEGIRFDASLEGIAGVATLQEGGYISAANASQICDGASGVMVVSERGLKAMGVEPLARIHHMSVIGHDPVIMLEAPLPATEQALKKTGLSADAIDAFEVNEAFAPVPLAWLSATGADPERMNINGGAIALGHPLGSSGTKLMTTLVHALKQRQGRYGLQTMCEGGGMANVTIIERL
- a CDS encoding class I adenylate-forming enzyme family protein, whose product is MWATPVVPEIAREHHYGDRVVHCFRERPDHLNRLLPEALARVPDNDALVHGDRRLTYRALDEQVGKVAAGLAACGVGAGDRVALILGNRIEFVVLVLATWRLGAVAVPLNTRDSRSGYEHALGDSGALVLVHEPDVRERLPDNAALPGLAHRICTTAFDRLLQHGGRREPAAVAEEDVAAILYTSGTTGRPKGAMLTHLGIIHSLMHFTVCMGLEPGERSLITVPLSHVTGLVALMGTCLHAAGTLIIQSEFKARAFLELAARERMTHTVLVPAMYNLCLLDPAFDRFDLSAWRIGGYGGAPMPEVTIGKLAERLPDLQLMNAYGATETSSPVTMMPPAETGVRGDSIGVALPCARVAIMDDDGREVARGQPGELWVAGPMVVPGYWNNREATAREFTGGFWRSGDIGSMDADGFVYVFDRKKDMINRGGYKVFTTEVENVMLAHPGVAEVAVIGTPCPVLGERVHAFVVPTGSGLDESALLDHCAAELSDYKVPEGVILRQEPLPRNPNGKVLKRALRDAFAAQRSGGHGTG
- a CDS encoding Glu/Leu/Phe/Val family dehydrogenase; amino-acid sequence: MGQKHAVGGVSFRESVDHMVDHAIDIMGLDDGLREAMKACHSVLQVSFPVEIDGRAEMFTGWRATHSDHRLPVKGGIRYATQVDQDEVEALAALMTYKCAIVDVPFGGSKGGLMLDPKRYTRDQLEAITRRFARELIDKQYLSPAQNVPAPDMGTGPREMGWMVDTYRRLFPNDINYMGCVTGKPVEHGGVRGRNEATGRGVQYALREFFRNEEESDRAGLKGDLSGKRVIVQGLGNVGYHAAYFLSREDHALVTAVIESDGAVINEDGLDIDALSNHKLAHGGVEGFQGGIFEPDGSKVLELDCDILIPAALEGVITTDNAASIKANLIAEAANGPVTFEADAMLQARGVEIIPDAYCNAGGVIVSYFEWIRNLAHIRFGRLEKRFHEARGQHIISGIEMASGAQVPDWIRDELVRGADEFDLVRSGLDDSMRLAFREIMDKRRSNDAIKDYRMAAYVLAIEKIARSYRDIGY